From Rutidosis leptorrhynchoides isolate AG116_Rl617_1_P2 chromosome 3, CSIRO_AGI_Rlap_v1, whole genome shotgun sequence, a single genomic window includes:
- the LOC139897527 gene encoding large ribosomal subunit protein uL18-like, with translation MNMLIEDEPEKYPSQLFDYIKAGVEPDSLEELYKKVHAAIRADPNPKKPEKMAPKEHKKYNLKTLTYDERKRKLIERLNALSAAAGDNDDDDSDEDDE, from the exons ATGTTAATCGAAGATGAACCTGAAAAGTACCCGTCACAGCTTTTTGACTACATTAAGGCTGGGGTTGAACCAGATAGCCTCGAAGAGCTTTACAAAAAGGTTCATGCTGCAATTCGTGCTGACCCTAACCCTAAAAAACCAGAGAAGATGGCACCAAAAGAACACAAGaa GTATAACCTCAAGACGCTAACTTATGATGAAAGGAAGCGAAAGCTTATTGAGAGGTTGAATGCATTAAGCGCTGCTGCGGgagacaatgatgatgatgattcagacGAAGATGACGAGTGA